A window from Hymenobacter volaticus encodes these proteins:
- a CDS encoding RagB/SusD family nutrient uptake outer membrane protein, producing MKYATIKLVLTAGVLTLTLPACEKQLEEYNPSGLTAETVYTTPAGFETLVNAAYSYTRWWYGKEDGYSVSEMGTDLWLRGAGDVNPDLTDYTTLQGSSRALETLWGKLYAAVNLCNAGINRIGQSGMTDAQKKVREGELRFLRAFYYWHIVETWGGVHFTTEETTTVQTTANRTPVETFYNQIFEDLNIAVANLPATTTDYGRVTKPAAEAFLAKMYLTRGQNKEAADLAEKVISGYSFTLQQRYADLWSMTNLENKEILWSVNYSKELSLNDRVDNTLYPDGHPRGGNNGHLLWMMKYDDRPGMVRDIANGRPFNRFMPSRYLLDLFDETKDSRYAASFRTVWLANTVVAGKLAVNDTAIIATKKVIPAARRTNKNYFVVDRNDIYNPNGTGKNRLQYVCLRKFDDPTRPTIAEEQSARDAYVIRLADVYLMAAEANFKLGNLPKAVTQINTVRERAALPGKVDDMRITASNLSLDFILDERARELAGEQLRWFDLKRTNRLVPRVRANNPEAGASIQDYHMLRPIPQRQLDAIQNGAEFTQNQGYR from the coding sequence ATGAAATACGCAACTATCAAACTTGTGCTGACGGCCGGGGTGCTCACACTTACGCTCCCTGCCTGCGAAAAGCAACTTGAAGAATACAATCCCTCGGGCCTTACGGCGGAAACCGTATATACAACGCCCGCTGGTTTCGAAACCCTTGTGAATGCCGCCTACTCATACACCCGCTGGTGGTATGGCAAGGAAGATGGCTACAGCGTTTCCGAAATGGGCACCGACCTGTGGCTGCGCGGCGCCGGCGACGTAAACCCCGACCTCACGGATTACACCACGCTCCAGGGTAGCTCACGGGCGCTCGAAACCCTGTGGGGCAAGCTCTATGCGGCCGTCAACCTCTGCAACGCAGGCATCAACCGCATCGGGCAGTCGGGCATGACGGACGCGCAGAAGAAAGTCCGCGAAGGTGAACTACGTTTCCTGCGGGCTTTCTACTACTGGCACATTGTGGAAACCTGGGGCGGCGTGCACTTCACCACCGAAGAAACAACCACCGTGCAAACCACAGCCAACCGCACACCAGTCGAAACGTTCTACAACCAGATTTTCGAAGACCTGAACATTGCGGTAGCGAACCTGCCCGCTACCACCACCGATTATGGTCGAGTGACGAAGCCTGCTGCCGAGGCTTTCTTGGCCAAAATGTATTTGACCCGCGGGCAGAACAAGGAAGCGGCCGACTTAGCCGAAAAAGTAATTAGCGGTTACAGCTTCACTTTGCAGCAACGCTATGCCGATTTGTGGTCGATGACTAACCTTGAGAACAAGGAGATTCTATGGTCGGTCAACTATTCGAAAGAGTTGAGTTTAAATGACCGAGTGGATAATACGCTATATCCCGACGGGCATCCCCGTGGCGGCAACAACGGCCACTTGCTCTGGATGATGAAGTATGATGACCGACCCGGTATGGTCCGCGACATTGCCAACGGCCGTCCGTTCAACCGTTTTATGCCTAGCCGGTACCTGCTCGACCTCTTCGACGAAACCAAGGACTCGCGCTACGCAGCCTCCTTCCGAACAGTGTGGTTGGCCAATACCGTTGTGGCGGGCAAGCTAGCTGTTAACGATACGGCCATCATAGCAACAAAAAAGGTGATTCCCGCGGCTAGGCGTACAAACAAGAACTATTTTGTTGTCGACCGCAACGACATTTATAACCCCAACGGCACCGGCAAAAACCGGCTGCAATATGTGTGCCTGCGCAAGTTCGACGACCCTACGCGTCCTACCATTGCCGAAGAGCAAAGTGCCCGCGACGCATACGTTATCCGCCTGGCCGATGTGTATTTGATGGCGGCCGAAGCGAACTTCAAGCTCGGCAACCTGCCAAAAGCTGTCACGCAAATCAACACCGTGCGGGAACGGGCTGCGTTGCCCGGCAAGGTAGACGACATGCGCATTACTGCTTCCAATTTGAGCTTGGACTTCATCTTGGATGAGCGGGCGCGCGAACTGGCTGGCGAGCAGCTGCGCTGGTTTGACCTCAAGCGTACCAACCGCCTAGTGCCGCGGGTGCGAGCCAACAACCCCGAGGCTGGTGCTAGCATCCAAGATTATCATATGCTGCGGCCTATTCCACAACGGCAGTTGGATGCCATCCAAAACGGAGCGGAATTCACACAGAACCAAGGATACAGATAA
- a CDS encoding mechanosensitive ion channel family protein: MKLNLPELLPDQAEAVLHTLALVAGGLAVGLLLKFIVFRVLRAYNKRETTLLSHSVAKHLNHASTFFFPVLTLLFVLPLAPLSPKHLGILERVVVTGFVVTFAWGLVKTVDVIEDLVKQHYQLDGDNNLQVRKLFTQLQFVRKLVVSIIIFVAMALILMSFATVRRIGTGLLTSAGIASVIVGFAAQRSIANLLAGFQIAFTQPIRIDDVLVVEGEWGRVEEITFTYVVLRIWDERRLVLPINYFIEKPFQNWTRTASQLIGTVFIYTDYSLPVDEVRAELKRLVEKNPLWDKRVCVLQVTDSKERTMELRALMSASNSSRAFDLRCEIREQLVAFIQAKYPDSLPKTRTTMDTPEQPFLPAGAVAEAN, translated from the coding sequence ATGAAACTGAACTTACCGGAACTTCTGCCCGATCAGGCGGAGGCTGTTTTGCATACACTGGCCTTGGTGGCTGGTGGTTTGGCAGTGGGGCTGCTACTCAAGTTTATTGTCTTTCGGGTACTACGGGCCTACAATAAGCGCGAAACCACGCTCCTCTCCCACTCAGTTGCCAAACATCTAAATCACGCCAGCACCTTCTTTTTTCCGGTGCTCACCTTACTGTTTGTACTGCCTCTGGCTCCACTTTCGCCCAAACATCTAGGCATACTGGAGCGAGTGGTAGTAACCGGTTTTGTCGTCACGTTTGCGTGGGGGCTGGTGAAAACAGTGGACGTAATTGAGGATCTGGTAAAACAACATTACCAACTCGACGGCGACAACAACTTGCAAGTTCGCAAGCTGTTCACGCAGTTGCAGTTTGTGCGCAAATTGGTGGTTTCGATCATCATATTCGTGGCCATGGCGCTCATCTTAATGAGCTTTGCCACCGTGCGCCGGATCGGGACGGGCTTGCTGACCTCGGCGGGTATTGCCAGCGTGATTGTGGGCTTTGCGGCTCAGCGCTCCATTGCCAATTTGCTGGCCGGCTTTCAGATTGCCTTTACGCAACCCATTCGCATCGACGATGTACTGGTAGTAGAGGGCGAATGGGGCCGGGTCGAAGAAATTACGTTTACGTATGTGGTGCTGCGCATCTGGGACGAGCGGCGGCTGGTGCTGCCTATCAATTACTTCATCGAGAAACCTTTTCAGAACTGGACCCGCACCGCTTCGCAGCTCATCGGCACGGTTTTCATCTACACCGATTACTCGCTGCCGGTAGACGAAGTGCGTGCTGAGCTTAAGCGCCTCGTTGAGAAGAACCCGCTCTGGGACAAACGGGTATGCGTGCTGCAAGTCACCGATTCCAAGGAGCGCACGATGGAACTACGGGCTTTAATGAGCGCCTCAAACTCCAGCCGGGCCTTTGATCTGCGCTGCGAAATCCGGGAGCAGTTGGTGGCTTTCATCCAGGCAAAATATCCCGACAGCCTGCCCAAAACCCGCACCACCATGGACACGCCCGAACAGCCCTTCCTACCGGCAGGCGCCGTGGCCGAGGCAAATTAG
- a CDS encoding NADPH-dependent FMN reductase: protein MHIFAISGSIRPGSSNTALLHAATTLAPPGTTATIYQSLTELPYFMPGNYEESAPAAVANFRQQIRAADAILICTPEYVFSMPGVLKNALEWLVASGELYHKPTAIWSASPSATGGDQAYSSVERMLTVMEARLVPTAALQISHVSARVNKQGEVTDDSLRQELRQAVAALVAAAT from the coding sequence ATGCACATCTTCGCTATTTCCGGCAGTATCCGTCCGGGGTCTTCCAACACGGCCCTGCTTCATGCAGCAACAACGCTGGCTCCACCCGGTACTACCGCTACAATCTACCAGAGCCTGACTGAGCTGCCATATTTTATGCCCGGTAATTACGAAGAAAGTGCACCTGCTGCCGTAGCCAACTTTCGGCAGCAAATACGGGCCGCTGATGCCATTCTGATTTGCACTCCCGAATATGTGTTCAGTATGCCCGGCGTGTTGAAAAATGCGCTGGAATGGCTAGTGGCCTCCGGCGAGCTCTATCATAAACCTACGGCCATCTGGAGCGCCTCGCCGTCCGCCACGGGTGGCGACCAGGCCTACTCTTCCGTGGAGCGCATGCTTACCGTGATGGAAGCTAGGTTGGTACCAACAGCGGCCTTGCAAATCAGCCATGTAAGTGCTCGTGTCAACAAGCAAGGCGAGGTAACCGATGACAGCTTACGGCAGGAATTGCGACAAGCTGTTGCAGCACTTGTAGCAGCGGCAACGTAG
- a CDS encoding SusC/RagA family TonB-linked outer membrane protein: MKHGLLLPAILLCAAAPAWAQQTRQISGQVLDDATGEGLAGVTVLVKGTTNGASTNMDGQFTLSVPTTGEVQLTISYIGYVTQTVTAKDQGSLKVRLASDTKALDEVVVIGYGQVKKSDVTGAIVSVKEEDIKKTPAANVMESLQGRLPGVDITRSSGSATSGVNVTVRGNRSLTANNGPLFIVDGVQYNSIQDINPNDIQSMEVLKDAASTAVYGSRGANGVIIVTTKRGTSGKPRVTVSSYYGQTDVANYPKVSNAQQYVAQKREANRTTGLWNSEADDPKIFTPYEVESIANGVSTDWMDLLLRKGVQQEHQIGLSGGSDKTKFYTSFDYFNEQGLFKLDKLSRYSIRFNIDQEINKKITIGLQSQLTYYNQSVRRDPTNQANKINPLLTPYDANGDIAIFPNSGNFINPIIDEVNGNYENNARTTRTFTTGYVSYQILPSLNIRSNLGLTLSNARTGIYLGSNTLDRNGSVPQSSYGTQFLTNWSWENIINYNKTFGDHSLTATGVTSLLTFNTENSNAQGRNQLLASQLYYNLANANQQIGINSAYEDSKLISFTGRVQYGYKGRYLLTLTGRGDGSSKLAAGNKWAFFPSAAVAWRIIDEDFMKSVSAISDLKLRVSYGRAGNYDVPVYSSQSLLTRIPFGYGETSAPGYTFANRIGNPELGWELSNTKNVGLDFALFDNRLSGSVDVYDTETSDLLLDRFLPLSSGVSVITQNIGKTRNKGVEVGLNGRLIDNENFKWNAGVSWFLNREEIVDLGGASSDITNGWFIGSPTRVIYDYEKIGIWQLDEADQAKAFGQKPGQIKVRDQNGDGQITASADRKVLGWRVPKWNGSFNSDFSYKGFDLSFQFFARMGQMFNYEYNSYFDPQGIENSSQQNYWTPENPSNDYPRPDASLSKTTQQNALYGNTLYYRDGSYVKLRAATLGYNIPQSVLEKLHMSSLRVYVQGKNLVTWSDIKDYDPERGGSITSPIPRVVLAGINLGF; the protein is encoded by the coding sequence ATGAAGCACGGTTTATTACTACCTGCTATCCTGTTGTGCGCAGCCGCTCCGGCTTGGGCCCAACAGACTCGGCAAATTTCAGGGCAAGTGTTGGACGACGCTACCGGCGAAGGGTTGGCTGGCGTAACGGTGCTAGTGAAAGGCACCACCAACGGTGCATCCACCAACATGGATGGGCAGTTCACGCTGAGCGTACCAACTACTGGCGAGGTGCAGCTCACGATCAGCTACATTGGCTACGTCACCCAAACCGTAACGGCCAAAGACCAAGGCAGCCTGAAAGTTAGATTGGCATCGGATACGAAGGCGCTAGACGAAGTAGTGGTGATCGGCTATGGGCAAGTGAAGAAGAGCGACGTGACGGGCGCCATCGTGTCGGTAAAAGAGGAGGACATCAAAAAGACCCCGGCGGCCAACGTAATGGAGTCGCTCCAGGGGCGCCTGCCAGGGGTTGATATTACGCGCAGCAGTGGCTCGGCTACATCGGGCGTCAACGTGACGGTGCGGGGCAACCGCTCTCTCACGGCTAACAATGGCCCGCTGTTCATTGTGGATGGTGTGCAGTACAACTCCATTCAGGACATCAACCCCAACGACATCCAGTCGATGGAAGTGTTGAAAGATGCGGCTTCTACAGCCGTTTATGGTTCGCGCGGAGCCAACGGCGTTATTATCGTCACCACCAAGCGCGGAACCTCGGGCAAGCCCCGGGTTACCGTCAGCTCTTATTATGGCCAGACCGACGTTGCCAATTACCCCAAGGTGAGCAACGCGCAGCAGTACGTGGCGCAAAAGCGGGAAGCCAACCGCACGACTGGTTTGTGGAATAGCGAGGCAGATGACCCTAAGATTTTCACGCCTTATGAAGTAGAGTCGATTGCCAACGGTGTCTCAACCGACTGGATGGATTTGTTGCTGCGCAAAGGCGTGCAGCAGGAACACCAGATTGGCCTGTCGGGCGGTTCCGACAAAACCAAGTTCTACACCTCGTTCGACTATTTCAACGAGCAAGGTCTGTTCAAGCTGGATAAACTCAGTCGCTACTCTATTCGCTTCAACATCGATCAGGAGATCAACAAGAAAATCACCATTGGCTTGCAAAGCCAGCTGACGTATTACAACCAAAGCGTCCGGCGCGACCCCACCAACCAGGCCAACAAGATCAACCCGCTGCTCACGCCCTATGATGCCAACGGTGACATTGCCATCTTCCCCAACAGCGGCAATTTCATCAACCCCATCATCGACGAGGTAAACGGCAACTACGAAAACAACGCCCGCACCACGCGCACGTTCACGACGGGGTATGTTAGCTACCAGATTCTGCCGAGCCTGAACATCCGTTCCAATCTAGGCCTTACGCTGTCGAATGCCCGCACGGGCATCTATTTGGGCAGCAATACCTTGGACCGTAACGGCTCGGTGCCCCAGTCGTCGTACGGTACGCAGTTCCTGACCAACTGGAGCTGGGAAAACATTATCAACTACAATAAGACGTTCGGCGACCATTCCCTCACGGCCACTGGCGTCACGTCGTTGCTCACGTTCAACACCGAGAATTCCAACGCGCAGGGCCGCAACCAGTTGCTTGCTTCGCAGCTTTACTACAACCTTGCCAACGCCAACCAGCAAATTGGTATCAATAGCGCCTACGAAGACAGCAAGCTGATTTCGTTTACGGGCCGCGTGCAGTACGGCTACAAAGGCCGCTACTTGCTCACGCTCACGGGCCGCGGCGACGGTTCTTCCAAGCTAGCAGCGGGCAACAAATGGGCCTTCTTCCCGTCGGCGGCCGTCGCGTGGCGCATCATCGACGAGGACTTCATGAAGAGCGTTAGCGCCATCTCCGATCTGAAGCTGCGCGTGAGCTATGGTCGGGCCGGTAACTACGACGTGCCCGTTTACTCGTCGCAGTCGTTGCTGACGCGCATTCCGTTTGGCTACGGCGAAACCAGTGCTCCGGGCTACACCTTTGCCAACCGCATCGGTAACCCTGAGCTAGGGTGGGAACTGTCGAATACCAAAAACGTCGGTTTGGACTTTGCTTTGTTCGACAACCGCCTCTCAGGCTCGGTTGACGTGTACGACACCGAAACCAGTGACCTGTTGCTCGACCGGTTCTTGCCGCTAAGCTCAGGCGTGTCGGTCATCACGCAGAACATTGGCAAAACCCGCAACAAAGGCGTGGAAGTGGGCCTGAACGGGCGCCTCATCGACAACGAAAACTTCAAGTGGAACGCGGGAGTTTCGTGGTTCCTCAACCGTGAGGAAATTGTGGATCTAGGAGGCGCCAGCAGCGACATTACCAACGGCTGGTTTATCGGTTCGCCGACCCGCGTGATCTACGACTACGAGAAGATTGGCATCTGGCAACTCGATGAAGCCGACCAAGCAAAAGCCTTCGGGCAGAAGCCAGGCCAAATCAAGGTGCGCGACCAGAACGGCGACGGCCAGATTACGGCCAGCGCCGACCGCAAAGTGCTGGGCTGGCGCGTGCCGAAGTGGAATGGCAGCTTCAATAGCGACTTCAGCTACAAAGGCTTCGATTTATCGTTCCAGTTCTTCGCCCGCATGGGCCAGATGTTCAACTACGAGTACAACAGCTACTTCGACCCGCAAGGCATCGAAAACAGCTCGCAGCAAAACTACTGGACGCCCGAAAATCCCTCCAACGATTATCCGCGGCCGGATGCTAGCTTATCGAAAACCACGCAGCAAAACGCCTTGTACGGCAACACGCTGTACTACCGCGACGGCTCATACGTGAAGTTGCGGGCTGCTACGCTGGGCTACAACATCCCTCAATCAGTACTGGAAAAACTGCACATGTCGTCGCTACGGGTGTATGTGCAAGGCAAGAACCTCGTGACCTGGAGCGACATCAAAGATTATGATCCGGAGCGCGGTGGGTCCATCACGTCGCCAATTCCTAGAGTAGTATTGGCCGGTATCAACCTAGGTTTTTAG
- the pncA gene encoding bifunctional nicotinamidase/pyrazinamidase: MKALLLIDIQNDFVPGGALAVAGGDTIIPLVNELQPRFELVVATQDWHPAGHGSFASSHPGQQPFQQIDLHGLPQTLWPDHCVQATPGAEFHSALNQHRIEAIFRKGTNPDIDSYSGFFDNGHRKATGLTDYLRGRGATQVYLAGLAADYCVYFSAKDALAQGFEVFYIEDATRAISADGYQQARADLLAHGAHVLSAADVR, translated from the coding sequence ATGAAAGCTCTCCTGCTGATCGACATTCAGAATGACTTTGTACCTGGTGGCGCGCTAGCCGTAGCGGGTGGCGATACTATCATCCCACTAGTCAACGAGTTGCAGCCACGCTTCGAGTTGGTGGTCGCTACGCAGGATTGGCATCCGGCCGGGCACGGCAGCTTTGCTAGCAGCCACCCCGGCCAGCAACCTTTTCAGCAAATCGACTTGCACGGCCTACCCCAAACGCTCTGGCCCGACCATTGCGTGCAAGCCACACCCGGCGCCGAGTTCCACTCCGCCCTCAACCAGCACCGCATCGAGGCCATCTTCCGCAAAGGCACCAACCCCGACATCGACTCCTACAGCGGCTTCTTCGACAACGGGCACCGCAAAGCCACCGGCCTCACCGACTACCTGCGCGGCCGGGGCGCAACGCAGGTGTACCTCGCCGGCCTCGCCGCAGATTATTGCGTGTACTTCTCGGCAAAAGACGCGTTGGCGCAAGGCTTCGAGGTATTTTATATTGAAGATGCCACGCGCGCTATTTCCGCCGATGGCTATCAACAAGCCCGAGCCGACCTGCTGGCGCACGGCGCGCATGTTCTCTCCGCCGCCGATGTGCGCTAA
- a CDS encoding SDR family oxidoreductase has product MNLAANTVLITGGASGIGFALAERFVKAGSTVIVCGRRADKLQEAEQKLPGLITRVCDVGVAAERVALLAWVRSEYPMVNVLVNNAGIQNRVQLATDTEAWETRQQEITINVDAPIHLSILFINHLREQPNPAIINVTSGLAFAPAAFAPIYSATKAALHSFTLSLRHQLKDTQIKVLEIVPPAVNTDLGGPGLHNFGVPVDAFADSIMERLGAGEIEVGYGTSERNRRASRNELDDIFQQMNNR; this is encoded by the coding sequence ATGAATCTAGCCGCGAATACTGTTTTGATTACTGGGGGCGCCTCGGGTATTGGTTTTGCCTTGGCCGAGCGTTTCGTGAAAGCCGGCAGCACGGTTATCGTGTGCGGCCGCCGCGCCGATAAGCTGCAAGAAGCTGAACAGAAATTACCGGGCTTAATCACCCGCGTCTGCGACGTGGGCGTGGCCGCCGAGCGGGTAGCCTTGCTGGCCTGGGTACGGTCGGAATATCCAATGGTCAATGTGTTAGTCAACAACGCGGGCATTCAAAACCGGGTGCAACTGGCCACCGATACCGAAGCGTGGGAAACCCGTCAGCAGGAAATCACCATCAACGTGGACGCGCCAATCCACCTGAGCATCCTGTTCATCAACCATCTGCGCGAGCAGCCCAATCCGGCTATTATCAACGTGACGTCGGGTTTAGCTTTTGCTCCGGCAGCGTTTGCGCCCATCTACAGCGCTACCAAAGCGGCACTGCACTCCTTCACATTGTCCTTGCGGCATCAGCTTAAGGACACGCAAATCAAGGTGCTGGAAATTGTTCCGCCGGCAGTAAACACCGATCTGGGCGGCCCCGGTTTGCACAACTTTGGGGTGCCCGTTGATGCTTTTGCCGATTCGATAATGGAACGGCTAGGAGCGGGCGAAATCGAGGTAGGGTACGGTACCTCGGAAAGAAACCGACGGGCCTCTCGAAATGAGCTGGATGATATATTTCAGCAGATGAACAATCGCTAA
- a CDS encoding spore photoproduct lyase family protein, which yields MFDSLPVLPLFDQPAPTPFVAPEPLTKSAKLWLPKRVLFTPDALDEPFGQQIYERVMAHDLEVEVLKSNRLTNLRGADARETYRNAKNTLAVVKAPAGALRLQPTPPSADWQMNLAEGCPAHCQYCYLAGSLQGPPVVRVFANLPQLLENTANYEQPGRLTSFEVSCYTDVLGIEHLTGSLAECIRHYGTREGARLRFVSKYNHVDSLLDLPHQGHTRARVSLNAEPVARRMEGGTASIEARIQALRKLALPVALGGGGYPVGVVLAPIMLVPDWRKHYTNLLDRVADALDFDCDLTVEFITHRFTPGSRDVLREWYPNTSLNFDESIRAAKRNKFGGVKYVYQPDDMRPLKQFFYEEWQRRFPNAPILYWT from the coding sequence ATGTTCGATTCCTTGCCTGTATTACCGCTATTCGATCAGCCAGCGCCAACTCCTTTTGTTGCGCCAGAGCCCCTCACCAAGTCGGCCAAGCTGTGGCTACCGAAGCGGGTGCTTTTCACGCCGGATGCGCTCGACGAGCCCTTCGGCCAGCAGATCTATGAGCGGGTAATGGCGCACGACTTGGAGGTGGAAGTGCTGAAGAGCAACCGCCTAACCAACCTGCGCGGTGCCGATGCGCGCGAGACTTATCGCAACGCTAAAAACACGCTGGCAGTAGTGAAAGCGCCCGCCGGTGCTCTGCGTTTGCAACCCACGCCGCCTTCCGCCGACTGGCAGATGAACTTGGCCGAAGGCTGCCCCGCCCATTGCCAATACTGTTACTTGGCGGGCAGCCTGCAAGGGCCGCCGGTCGTACGGGTGTTTGCCAACCTGCCACAGCTCCTCGAAAACACGGCCAATTACGAGCAGCCCGGCCGTCTCACCAGCTTCGAGGTCAGCTGCTACACCGATGTGCTAGGCATCGAGCACCTGACTGGTAGCTTGGCTGAGTGCATTCGGCATTATGGCACGCGCGAAGGCGCACGACTACGCTTCGTGAGCAAGTACAACCACGTCGATTCGCTACTGGACTTGCCACACCAGGGGCACACCCGCGCCCGCGTTAGCTTGAATGCCGAGCCCGTGGCCCGGCGTATGGAAGGCGGCACGGCTTCGATAGAAGCTCGCATCCAAGCGCTGCGCAAGCTGGCACTGCCCGTTGCGTTGGGTGGGGGTGGCTACCCTGTAGGGGTGGTATTGGCTCCCATTATGCTTGTCCCTGACTGGCGCAAGCACTACACCAACCTGCTCGACCGGGTAGCTGATGCCCTTGATTTCGACTGCGACCTAACTGTGGAATTTATCACGCACCGCTTCACGCCCGGCTCTCGTGATGTGCTGCGCGAGTGGTACCCCAATACGTCCCTCAACTTCGACGAAAGCATTCGGGCGGCTAAGCGCAACAAGTTTGGCGGCGTGAAATACGTTTACCAGCCCGACGACATGCGCCCGCTTAAGCAGTTCTTCTACGAAGAGTGGCAGCGTCGTTTCCCCAACGCGCCCATACTATACTGGACGTAG
- a CDS encoding malate:quinone oxidoreductase, whose product MPTTDISADQPVTDVILIGAGIMSATLGMMLKELDPNLTITVFERLDVAAAESSDAWNNAGTGHSAFCELNYTPERPDGSIDISKALKIAEQFEESKQFWSFLAERYEVKDIQRFINHIPHMSFVWGAKNVEYLRKRHAALTQSALFKGMEFSEDRQQLQDWMPLVMEGRDSQQPVAATRMDLGTDVNFGSLTRGMFTLLQNKPGVTFHFHHEVQKLRQKEDGLWRIRAKNLTTGETIKVRGRFVFIGAGGGSLPLLEKSGIPEANGFGGFPVSGQWLKCINPAVIARHQAKVYGKAAVGSPPMSVPHLDTRMIEGKRELLFGPYAGFSTKFLKTGSYLDLPSSIQLNNLRPMIMAGLKNIPLTKYLIQQVRQSPQDRLSALREYLPEARPEDWELAIAGQRVQVIKKDKKEGGVLEFGTEVVSAADGSIAALLGASPGASTAVSIMVNLIQKCFPQQSATPEWQACFRDMLPSFGKSLSDDPQLVAQVRARTNEVLGLNVEQVAEKQ is encoded by the coding sequence ATGCCTACCACCGATATTTCCGCTGATCAGCCCGTAACCGACGTTATTCTCATTGGTGCGGGCATTATGAGCGCCACATTAGGGATGATGCTCAAGGAGCTGGACCCTAACTTAACTATCACCGTTTTCGAGCGGCTCGACGTAGCTGCCGCCGAAAGCTCCGACGCGTGGAACAATGCCGGTACCGGTCACTCCGCTTTCTGCGAACTAAACTACACGCCCGAGCGCCCCGACGGCTCCATTGACATCAGCAAGGCCTTGAAAATAGCCGAGCAGTTCGAGGAGTCGAAGCAATTTTGGTCTTTCTTGGCCGAGCGCTACGAGGTAAAAGATATTCAGCGCTTCATCAACCACATTCCGCACATGAGCTTTGTGTGGGGCGCCAAAAACGTGGAATACCTGCGCAAGCGCCACGCGGCCCTCACGCAGTCGGCGCTGTTCAAGGGCATGGAATTCTCGGAAGACCGGCAGCAACTTCAGGACTGGATGCCGCTGGTAATGGAAGGACGCGACTCGCAGCAACCCGTAGCTGCGACCCGCATGGACTTGGGTACCGATGTCAACTTTGGGTCCCTTACCCGCGGTATGTTCACGCTGCTGCAAAACAAGCCGGGTGTCACGTTCCACTTCCACCACGAGGTGCAGAAGCTACGGCAAAAAGAAGACGGCTTGTGGCGCATTAGGGCCAAGAACCTGACTACGGGCGAAACCATAAAAGTGCGGGGCCGCTTTGTGTTTATTGGGGCGGGTGGTGGTTCGTTGCCGCTGCTCGAGAAATCAGGAATTCCAGAAGCCAACGGTTTCGGCGGCTTCCCGGTGAGCGGACAATGGCTGAAGTGCATCAATCCGGCCGTGATTGCGCGGCACCAGGCCAAGGTATACGGCAAAGCTGCCGTTGGCTCGCCGCCTATGTCGGTGCCTCACTTGGATACGCGCATGATTGAAGGCAAGCGCGAGTTACTGTTCGGCCCCTACGCCGGTTTTAGTACCAAGTTCCTGAAAACGGGTTCTTACCTGGACCTGCCGAGCTCGATTCAGCTCAACAACTTGCGGCCCATGATCATGGCTGGCTTGAAAAACATTCCGCTCACCAAGTACCTGATTCAGCAGGTGCGCCAGTCGCCGCAAGACCGATTGTCGGCTTTGCGGGAGTACTTGCCCGAGGCGCGGCCCGAAGATTGGGAATTAGCCATTGCGGGTCAGCGTGTGCAGGTTATCAAGAAAGACAAAAAGGAAGGCGGCGTGCTCGAATTCGGGACGGAAGTAGTGAGTGCCGCCGACGGCTCCATTGCCGCTTTGCTTGGGGCCTCGCCGGGTGCTTCTACAGCCGTGAGCATCATGGTGAACCTCATTCAGAAGTGCTTTCCGCAGCAGTCGGCTACGCCGGAGTGGCAAGCGTGCTTCCGCGACATGCTCCCCTCGTTTGGCAAGTCCTTGTCCGATGATCCACAGTTGGTAGCGCAAGTGCGGGCTCGTACCAATGAGGTGCTAGGGCTTAATGTAGAACAGGTGGCAGAAAAACAATAA
- a CDS encoding GNAT family N-acetyltransferase, with protein sequence MIRLEYFTPADFQQLIGWIQDPELLQSWSGALFSFPLTEDKLAWYLEGTNNPPESDALVYKAVESKSGETVGHISLGGISHKNNSARISRVLVGNTTARGRGVCQGMIKGVLKIGFEDLGLHRIDLGVYDFNTAAIACYEKCGMKKDGTMRDVLKHGDNYWSLIEMSMLEHEWRELHGKKQGHFIL encoded by the coding sequence ATGATTCGATTAGAATATTTCACCCCTGCCGATTTTCAGCAGCTGATTGGTTGGATTCAGGACCCGGAATTGCTCCAAAGTTGGTCGGGGGCGCTGTTTAGCTTCCCCCTTACCGAAGACAAGCTTGCATGGTATCTAGAGGGTACCAACAACCCACCAGAATCAGATGCGCTGGTGTATAAAGCCGTCGAATCAAAGAGCGGTGAAACTGTCGGGCACATTTCGCTCGGCGGCATTAGCCACAAAAACAATTCCGCCCGTATCAGCCGGGTACTCGTGGGCAACACAACGGCCAGAGGCCGGGGCGTATGCCAAGGCATGATAAAAGGCGTGTTGAAAATTGGTTTCGAAGACTTAGGGCTGCACCGCATCGACCTTGGCGTCTACGACTTCAATACAGCGGCCATTGCTTGCTACGAAAAGTGCGGCATGAAGAAAGACGGCACGATGCGCGACGTGCTCAAACACGGTGACAACTATTGGAGCCTCATAGAAATGAGCATGTTGGAGCACGAATGGCGGGAGCTACACGGCAAAAAGCAAGGCCATTTCATCCTGTAA